TGTGACCATTAATGCCGTACTCGTTGCCCCATCGGTATCGAAGTCACCGACAACGACAATGCGTTTATTCTCTTTCATTGTTGAATAAAGGATTTCAACGGCGCTTTGTGTCCCATCCAATTTATCAAAATTGCATAAATTACGCGTAGTATAGTCAAGTTCATGCATGGATCTAATGCCACGCAATGCGTATATTCGTTGCAATATTTGCGGAATATCTTGTGATAACTCAGGAAAAGATTCAGGTAATTTCCGATGTAATATTTTGGTTTTATTCATATTATAAATGTTAGCGTCGAAACGCTAACATGTGTCTTTATATTCGTTTTTATTAATAATTAAAATTGATGAGTTAAATATTACTTAACCTTTTTATTTAAAATAGCTAGTAATTTATCAGCGGGAACATAGCCAGAAACAAGTTGACCATCAGCTAAAACAATGGCTGGTGTGCCCGTAATACCAATTTGTTTGCCAACGTTAAATTGTTGGGTTACGTAAGGTACCATACTGCTTGCTGGAGAGATAGGATTATCTTTGTAAGCATTTTCAAAAGCAGCTTTACGATCTGCTACACTCCAGATTGATTGCATGTTTTTCCCAACTTCGCTATCAGCCCCTGCACGAGGAAATGCAAAATAGTGTACAGTAATACCCGCATCCAAATATTTATTAATGTTTTCATGCAATAACTTACAATAATGACAAGTATAATCAGTAAATACGGAAATAACATATTTTTCATTATTAGCTTTATAAACAATTGCATCTTTATCAATAGATTTGATTAATTTGGCATTATTACTATTAGCTATATTTTGTGGTTCGCCGTTTTGAACATCAAAGATCGGTCCTTGAGTTAAATATTTACCATCATCAGAAACATAAAAAATACCATCGGGCGTACTCACGCTTTTAAATCCCTTTACTGGACTATTCTCAATTTTTATATCTTTGGATTCATAACCTAATCGGTTTAAGCTTTTTGTAATATCTGTATTAGCTGCTAGTACTGAAGTTGAGATTAATGCCAAACCTATACTTAAAACTATTTTCTTCATTTAATTATCCTTATTTTGTTGAGAACTACGCTCGAGGATGATGTTTGCTATGTAACTGTTTTAGTCTTTCCGTTGCCACATGTGTGTAAATTTGTGTGGTCGACAAGCTGCTATGACCAAGTAGCATTTGCACCACGCGTAAATCCGCGCCATGGTTAAGCAAATGGGTTGCAAAAGCATGTCGAAGTACATGGGGGGAAAGAGCCTCAATATTAATGCCAGTTAGTATGGCATAATATTTAATTCTATGCCAGAAAGTCTGTCTGGTCATTTTTTTACCTAATCTGCTTGGAAATAGTACATCAATTGCACCATTTTTTAAAAGATCATTTCGAGCATATTTAAAATAATATTCTAACCAATAAATCGCTTCTTCACCAAGTGGTACTAAACGTTCTTTATTACCTTTACCTATGATTCGAACGACACCTTGTCGTAAGCTGACATCACTTATTTCTAAATTAACAAGTTCAGAAACACGTAAACCTGTGGCGTAAAGGACTTCTAGCATGGCTTTGTCTCGAAGCTCGATAGGGTCTTCAATACTAGGTGATTCAAGCAAAGCATCAACTTGTGATTCAGTTAAATCTTTGGGCAGTTTTTTGGGTAATTTTGGGGATGATAAAACTGCAGAAGGATCATCAGTACGATAGTTTTCTTGATAAAGATACTGAAAAAATCGTTTAGTTGCACTGAGTAAACGTGCAGAGCTACTGGCTTTATAACCATCTTGAACTCTCTGCATTAAAAAATTCTGTAAATTATCCGTTTGTGCGGTCAATAACGTTACATCTTGTTGTTGTAGTGATTGACTTAATGCTATTAAATCAAGTTTATAAGATGCAATAGTATTTTCAGCTAAATTGCGTTCTAGCCATAATGCATCTAAAAATTGTTGTATTAACAGTTTATTTTGTGCTGGTATATTTTTATCAGATATCAAAAGTCATCTCTACTATCAATTTATGATAATTATTATATACCAACTAAGGATAAGTTGCAGATAGGTTCAAATTGCTGGGCAGTATAATACTTTTCGATATTCAATTATTCGATTTAACCAATTTTTTAACTTAAACGTATAGTGAATCTGAAACTTTTTGACAAAATCATTTCATCAAGCGGTTTATACCAATTTTTGTAAACACATTAGCATCTATTTTTTTATTGTATGCCATTAACTGCATAACGTTATTTAATGTCTAAAGTTTCAAAATAAACAGATCTAAAAAAGTTTGATATCGGTTTTTGTTCAAATATCATTACTTTTATAATTAATCCTTGCTAAAAACATCAATCTTTTCAATTCAAATTTTGTTACAGCATACCTTTTAATAAAATGACCTATTTTGATTATAAACCCACATCTTATAATATATTTATAGAGTTACTTACTGTTAAGTTTATAAACAATTATCATTATTACAATTAAATAATTAACGATTTTTTTGAATCATTATTTATAACATTTATCTATAATAAATTTTCTATCAACTGATTTTTCAAAATTGTTACTTAAATCATCTAAAATATCATCTAAACACTGGATGCGTTGTTTACTAATAGATAACATGTTTTTTTCTTCTGTTTCTAATTTTCCTTTCTTTTCTAACATGTAAGATAGAATTTTATATTGTTGAAGAGTAAATCTGAAATTTGTATATTCGTTCGATGCAGGATCGTCAAAATTCACTTTTGTAGTATCATATTTATTTGCCTTAGCAACTTTTTCCTCTATTTGTAATTTGGTAAACAAGACTATTGATGTTGGATAATCCTTAAAAAAATAAGCAAGGTCGTCAGATACAGCCCATAACGCTATATTATTTTTATTCTCAACAATTTTATTAAACTTATCATCAAAATATTGCTTTTGGGTTACCGTTAACGATGAAATTTTCTTTTCATATAAATCCGTACACTCTTTAATAGGATGATCTGTTATCCAATTCAAATCACAATCATGAATATTTTTAGCGATAGCTTGACTTGCAATACAATTAAAGAAAAATATAAATAAAAATTTATTTAATAACTTGTAACACTGCGACAATATTATGTTCATTTTTTCCTTTTCCTCTATGTTTAATTAAGTAATTATGTAATTTTAGATATTTATTATAATCAATAATCGTTAAACAACCATAAGATATATGCCATATATAGAGATAAAGTGGTCGAGATAAGGGATAAAAAGATAAAGGAAATAAATCTATATAATTTCAAGCAATTTAACTGCTATTAATTAAATCATCTTGATTTTTTTAAATTTTATTTTTTTATTGATAACATTTATCTATATACTTCAATATCATTATCTTCTAACATACTTAATTTCAGATTGAAAATCTTTTCCGTTATAAATGATTACTGGCTCTTTATAAATGAATTTATATAATCCTTCAAAATCAAATTTGAGATTATTTTTTTCAACAAGGCAAAGCTTATTTACTTCTTGTTGCTTTGAATTATCCAATTTCCAATAATTTGGTGGATAGGCACAATGTTTCTCTAATTTATTCATATTGATTGTTCTGAACAATAGATCGCCGCGAAATTTATCCTCTATTTGATAGTGCTGACTGTAACAATAGGTGCTAAATAATAAATATAACGATGCTAGATAATATGAATATTTTATCTTTTAACTGTGAATCCTTTCCTTATTTTTGAAAAAAATTGCTTGTAAAAATAGCAACTTTTTTCTGGAATCATCTAACTTTGTTTATTATATTATTCTTCCAAATCCAACTTTCTGACTAGTGAGCGAGTTGTTTTTCAACAAGCGATAACACTTCTTTAAATCCTTCTATTTCACATACATATAGAGTAGTATCAATATACCAATTAAGGTCATCATCATCACCAAAAGGGTTCAGTTTATCTAAACATTTTTTATCCAATTGTTGTTTAAATAGTGAAAAATTATTTTTTTTGTTTTTTTGTTGTTTAGCCAGTAACTCCATTTTTGGTTTTAATTGATCCAGATAATAAAGATAAATTTCTGAGTCAAAACACCCTTCATTTGTTCTATCTTTTAAACATTTTTTAAACTCTTCACTTTTATAGTTAGCGGTGTGATCTGGATCGGAATATACAGTAAAATTATCGGGCAAGGTAATTTTAACCTTTCCTCTATCGATTTGAATTAGTTTAAATTTCATCGTTTCTGTATCGATTTGATAATGCTTCCACGTTTGAGGTATTATTCCATCATCTGTTTCTAATAAGGATAAAGTATATATATCTCCCTGTGGAGATATATAATAATATAGGTAAGCCATTTCGCCATGAGAAAATTCAGTATAATTCTGAAATTGAAATCTATCACCCCGTGGAGATATATAACTATTTTGGTAATCACTTCTACTGTAAGTATTATTAGCGTAATCACTGGGTAAAGTAAGATCAATAAAATTATTGGCTAAATAAATCTTATCTTTTACGATATTGTTATTAATTATTGATAGGGATATTTCACGCTCAAGTATATATTCTGGACCAACATCATTTTTATATTCCCATTCAGATACTGGCATACTCAAAGTCAGTTGAAAATCTTTTCCGTTATAAATGACTACTGGCTCTTTATAAATAAATTCATGTAAACTTGTAAAATCAAATTCAAGACTGCGTAATGGACAATCATCATATATTTTTTTTTGTTCATATTCGCTCAATTGCCGATAATTTGGAGGATAGGTACAATCTTTTCTTAATTTATTCATGTCGATTTTTCTAAAAAATGGGTCGCCACGATACTTGTCTTCTATTTGATAATCCTGACTGTAACAATATGTGCTAAATAATAAACATAATGATGCAAGATAATATGAATATTTCATCTGTTAACCTTAATTATTTCCTTACTTTTGAAAAATTTGTGTTTAAAAAATCACAACTTTTTCTTTATAATTATATGAATTTTTTAATTTTTTCTTTTAAATCCAACTTATTGCTAGCGAGTTGTTTTTCAACATGTGATAACTCTTCTTTAAAGCCTTTTATTTCGCATGAATATAGATTATTAAGATAGTGATGAAGCTCATTATCAT
The sequence above is drawn from the Gilliamella apicola genome and encodes:
- the dsbC gene encoding bifunctional protein-disulfide isomerase/oxidoreductase DsbC yields the protein MKKIVLSIGLALISTSVLAANTDITKSLNRLGYESKDIKIENSPVKGFKSVSTPDGIFYVSDDGKYLTQGPIFDVQNGEPQNIANSNNAKLIKSIDKDAIVYKANNEKYVISVFTDYTCHYCKLLHENINKYLDAGITVHYFAFPRAGADSEVGKNMQSIWSVADRKAAFENAYKDNPISPASSMVPYVTQQFNVGKQIGITGTPAIVLADGQLVSGYVPADKLLAILNKKVK
- the xerD gene encoding site-specific tyrosine recombinase XerD, with protein sequence MPAQNKLLIQQFLDALWLERNLAENTIASYKLDLIALSQSLQQQDVTLLTAQTDNLQNFLMQRVQDGYKASSSARLLSATKRFFQYLYQENYRTDDPSAVLSSPKLPKKLPKDLTESQVDALLESPSIEDPIELRDKAMLEVLYATGLRVSELVNLEISDVSLRQGVVRIIGKGNKERLVPLGEEAIYWLEYYFKYARNDLLKNGAIDVLFPSRLGKKMTRQTFWHRIKYYAILTGINIEALSPHVLRHAFATHLLNHGADLRVVQMLLGHSSLSTTQIYTHVATERLKQLHSKHHPRA